In the genome of Enterococcus sp. DIV2402, the window TTAATTAAAATTGATCATCATCCAAATGATGAACCATACGGCGATTTAGTTTGGGTCAATACCCATGCAAGTAGTTGTAGTGAAATGATTGCTGATTTTTGGCAGTTATTCCCTGATGAATTAGTGATGAATGAAGCAGCAGCACGTCTATTGTACGGCGGTATTGTAGGGGATACGGGAAGATTTTTGTATCCAGCGACGTCTGCACACACATTAGCAATTGCTTCAAAATTAGTTGAATATGGATTTGATGCAACGAAATTAAATCGCCAATTAGAACAAGTTTCACGAGATGTCGCTAGACTTTCAGGGTATGTGTATCAAAATCTGGAAATCGATGAACATGGCGCTGGGCGTATTATTTTTACCAAAGAATTGATGGAAGAATTTTCAGTCACCGACGCTCAAACAGCTGGTGTAGTACCGTTGCCAGGCGTGATTGAGGATGTTCTAGCCTGGGGGATTTTTGTCGAACAACCACAAGGCTATTACCGTGTGCGATTACGTTCAAAAGGCCCAGTAATTAATGAATTAGCGAAACAACATCATGGTGGTGGGCATCCCTTAGCTAGTGGAGCAAATGCCTATAGTTTAGAAGAAGCGCAAGAAATCTATGAAGAAATTCAGCGTTTATGTCATGAATTTGTTGAAAATGAGGCAAAAGATACCGAAAAGTAGCAGAGTATCTCTTGACAAAATACAAATAGGTCTATACAATTGGAAATTGTTAACATACTTGTTTTCATGTGACTAGGATAGACTAGGCATGGAAAATTCCACAAAGGGTGTTTTTTACACTTTTTAGGGGATTTTTCCATGCTTTTTTTGTTTGTTGGCCGCAAACATTTCTAGTAAAATGAAACACACTATTCTGCAGAAGAGGAATTATTCGCAATGAAAATCAAAAAAATCTTAAATCAAAATGCTGTATTAGTTGAAGATGATGGCGAAGAGAAAGTAGCAATTGGCAAAGGAATTGGGTTTGAGAAAAAAAGAAATGACTTATTGTTTTCACGTGAGATTGAACGAATTTTCGTCATGGAACCAGAAGGACAAATGAAGTTGCAAAGTTTATTAAATCAAATTGACGAACAATTTTTATTTGCCGCGGAACATATTATTGATTATGCGGAAACCGTCTTAATGGAAAAATTAAATGAGCATATAGTTATTGCACTGACGGATCACATCGCATTTTCTGCATCGAACATTCGCAATGGAATTATCATTCGTAATAAATTACTTCGAGAAATCGAAGTGTTATACAGTGATGAATTTAGTATCGCACAATGGGCAGTGGATTATTTAAACAAAGAGTTAGGTGTTCCTTACACATATGATGAAGCGGGGTATATCGCCATTCACTTGCATAGCGCTAGAAGTGGACATAACAGTAATCATCAAAGTATTCGGGAAGTCACTATTATTTCAGATATTATTCGCTTAATAGAAAAAGAACTGTCCGTCGATATTCACGGAGAACAAATGGCATTAAATTATTCTCGTTTAGCCAATCACTTGCGTTTGCTTTTACAACGTTATCACAATCAAC includes:
- a CDS encoding PRD domain-containing protein, with product MKIKKILNQNAVLVEDDGEEKVAIGKGIGFEKKRNDLLFSREIERIFVMEPEGQMKLQSLLNQIDEQFLFAAEHIIDYAETVLMEKLNEHIVIALTDHIAFSASNIRNGIIIRNKLLREIEVLYSDEFSIAQWAVDYLNKELGVPYTYDEAGYIAIHLHSARSGHNSNHQSIREVTIISDIIRLIEKELSVDIHGEQMALNYSRLANHLRLLLQRYHNQQYAVLDDEIVEMVKRKYPESYEVAKKIRVLLIKNYQVSTTSEELGYLAIHIERLRIAKQMEE
- a CDS encoding DHH family phosphoesterase translates to MSIQNEILNEIKQYDTIIIHRHQRPDPDALGSQVGLAEILRQSFPEKAIYQVGGPVEGLEYLATMEEIPEETYQGALVIVTDTANAPRISDSRYDLGDKLIKIDHHPNDEPYGDLVWVNTHASSCSEMIADFWQLFPDELVMNEAAARLLYGGIVGDTGRFLYPATSAHTLAIASKLVEYGFDATKLNRQLEQVSRDVARLSGYVYQNLEIDEHGAGRIIFTKELMEEFSVTDAQTAGVVPLPGVIEDVLAWGIFVEQPQGYYRVRLRSKGPVINELAKQHHGGGHPLASGANAYSLEEAQEIYEEIQRLCHEFVENEAKDTEK